One Schistocerca nitens isolate TAMUIC-IGC-003100 chromosome 1, iqSchNite1.1, whole genome shotgun sequence DNA segment encodes these proteins:
- the LOC126242824 gene encoding SPARC, which produces MKSHLLLLALVFCLLVSDAFADKVRKHKKYRRVRTTTTTTTEPQAEAIQGAEDGDVFSVLAQDEEEEEKAQENEDLKKTPEEEEEPQQPDDNEVIAIDPCAEKHCGAGQVCEVNEQGEGHCVCIPDCPVEVDPRRKVCSNHNETWGSDCEVYQMRCWCKHGMDGCRGDEYSHVHIEYYGECRDMPECTPDEMADFPRRMRDWLFNIMRDLADRRELTPHYLEMEREAENNMTRRWTNAAIWKWCDLDGHPHDRSVSRHELFPIRAPLMALEHCIAPFLDSCDVNDDHTISLVEWGKCLELDQDDLDERCDELREG; this is translated from the exons agGAAACACAAGAAATATCGGCGAGTCCGCACTACAACTACTACCACAACAGAACCGCAAGCTGAAGCCATTCAAGGAGCAGAGGATGGTGATGTTTTTTCAGTGCTAGCAcaggatgaagaagaagaggaaaaagcacaggagaatgaagatttgaaaAAGACACCAGAAGAGGAAGAAGAGCCACAGCAGCCAGACGATAATGAAGTCATAGCCATTG ATCCTTGTGCAGAGAAGCACTGCGGAGCTGGTCAAGTGTGTGAAGTGAATGAACAAGGAGAAGGGCACTGTGTCTGTATTCCTGACTGTCCTGTCGAAGTGGATCCTCGCAGAAAG GTGTGTTCCAATCACAATGAGACTTGGGGCTCAGACTGTGAGGTCTACCAGATGCGTTGCTGGTGCAAGCATGGCATGGATGGATGCCGGGGTGATGAATACTCTCATGTCCACATTGAATATTATGGCGAATGCAGAGACATGCCT GAATGCACACCTGATGAAATGGCTGACTTCCCACGCCGAATGCGTGACTGGCTTTTCAACATAATGCGTGATTTGGCTGACCGTCGTGAACTGACACCTCACTACCTGGAAATGGAACGTGAAGCTGAAAATAATATGACCCGCCGATGGACCAATGCTGCCATCTGGAAATGGTGTGACTTGGATGGACACCCACATGACAG GAGTGTGTCAAGGCATGAGCTGTTCCCAATCCGTGCTCCACTTATGGCTCTAGAGCACTGTATAGCACCTTTCCTTGACAGCTGTGATGTTAACGACGATCACACCATCTCTCTGGTAGAATGGGGGAAATGTCTTGAATTGGATCAG GATGATCTGGATGAAAGGTGTGATGAACTGAGAGAAGGCTAA